The Deltaproteobacteria bacterium genome includes the window CGACTTCGCCAGCCCATTTTCGTACATCGCCGACGTGCGAGTCGACCGCGAGCTGGCGACGTTGCCGGTGGACGTCGTCCGGGTGCCGGTCTACTTGCGCGGGTTCGACGCATTTCGCGCGGGCAGTCCGTACTCCGCCGCGAAGGCGGCCTATCTGGCGGCCGATCTGGTGCGCTGCGCCGCCCGCGCTGGCGTGCCACTCGGCGCGCCGGCACGCGTGCCGGTCGACGGGCTACACATGCTGCGCGCGTATCTGGCGCTCGACGGCCATCCCGCGCAGGCGGCGTTTCGCCGCGCCGCGTTCCGCGCGACGTGGGTCGACGGCGCCGACACGTCGGACCCGGAGGTCGTCGTGGAGGTCGGCGAGTCGGCGGGTATCGACCGGCGCGAGCTGGCGGCCGGGATGGCGCGTCCCGCGGTCAAGGCGGCGCTGCGGGCCAACACGGACCGGGCGATCGAGCGCGGCGCGTTCGGCGTGCCGACGTTCTTCGTCGGCGACGAGCTGTACTGGGGGCAAGACCGCCTGGACTTCGTTCGCGAGCGCGTCGAGGCGGCCGCGTGCGGCGGCGCGATCGTCTCGGACGTCGACTGACGCCCGCGGACGTCCGGCAGATGGCCGGCCGGCGGTGGGGAGCCGCGCTGTTTGCGGCACGACGGCGAGGCAAGACGCCCGCGGACGTCCGGTACATCGCCGGCCGGTGCCTGGGCGAAACGCGGTACACTCGCGGGGGAGCGGCGGCCCGTGAATGGCGATGCGAGCCCGGCGACGGTACGACAGCGGTTGCTCCGCGTGGTGTCGCGGTGCGACACGGTCGACGGGTTCGTCGCGGCGTTCCGCGGGGTGTGCGACGGCGATTCCATCTTCATCGCCACGCGCCATCCGAAGCCGGTCGGCACGCGCCAGCCGGTCGCGATCACCCTGGCCGACGGCACGCCGGTGTTGGCCGGCACCGGCGAGGTCGTCGAGGCGTACGGCGACGGCGGCGGTCCGGGCGGCCGACCCGGGATGCGCCTGCGCCTGTCCGACCTCGGCGCCGAGGGGCGCGCGCTGCTGCGGCGGCTGGCGGGCGGCGGGGGGGCCTCCGGGCCGCCGCCGTCCGGCGCCTCGCCGACGGCGCGCGTCCGCGACGACGGCGACGGCGCGGCGCGGGGGCGGGACGTGCCGGCGCGCGTCGGCCCGGCGCCGATCGCCGGCGCGGACGCCGGTCCGGCCGCGCCGCCGCGGGAATCCCTCGTGTTGCCCGCCAATCCGCTGTCCGACTTGCCCGACGAGTCGCTGGT containing:
- a CDS encoding 2-hydroxychromene-2-carboxylate isomerase; translated protein: MARPTVTFLFDFASPFSYIADVRVDRELATLPVDVVRVPVYLRGFDAFRAGSPYSAAKAAYLAADLVRCAARAGVPLGAPARVPVDGLHMLRAYLALDGHPAQAAFRRAAFRATWVDGADTSDPEVVVEVGESAGIDRRELAAGMARPAVKAALRANTDRAIERGAFGVPTFFVGDELYWGQDRLDFVRERVEAAACGGAIVSDVD